A region of Fibrobacter succinogenes subsp. succinogenes S85 DNA encodes the following proteins:
- a CDS encoding N-formylglutamate amidohydrolase: MKAPALMITCEHASNAVPDFVLRALRDSKIPDDVLASHRAYDIGAYKVFSNLVKRLKPDFHCSSRFSRLVVDMNRSATNKTFFSEYTVGLPSSVKSHMMSLWEKYREKIENFVASEIPARARKNEKNAPKEAPLKVIHLGIHSFTPILNGIERDADVGILYDPSRPAEVKIAQTLIQNIHERAPWLKIRKNYPYLGKSDGLTTTLRQKFGPSYAGLEIEINQKLLNF, encoded by the coding sequence ATGAAAGCTCCGGCACTGATGATTACCTGCGAACATGCGAGCAACGCTGTGCCGGATTTCGTCCTGCGCGCTCTCCGCGATTCCAAGATTCCCGATGACGTTCTCGCCTCCCACCGCGCTTACGACATTGGTGCATATAAAGTATTTTCAAATCTTGTAAAACGATTAAAGCCCGACTTCCATTGCTCTAGTCGGTTCTCGAGACTCGTGGTCGACATGAACCGCAGTGCGACCAACAAGACGTTCTTTTCGGAGTACACCGTCGGATTACCAAGCTCTGTAAAATCGCACATGATGAGTCTTTGGGAAAAATACCGTGAGAAAATTGAAAACTTTGTCGCGAGTGAAATTCCTGCGAGAGCGCGCAAAAATGAGAAAAATGCACCTAAGGAAGCGCCGCTCAAGGTCATCCACCTCGGTATTCATAGCTTTACGCCTATATTAAATGGTATCGAGCGCGATGCCGATGTCGGGATTCTCTATGACCCGAGCCGACCTGCCGAAGTAAAAATTGCGCAAACGCTCATCCAGAACATCCACGAACGCGCCCCGTGGCTTAAAATCCGCAAGAATTACCCGTATTTGGGCAAGTCCGATGGCCTTACGACCACGCTTCGCCAAAAATTCGGCCCAAGCTACGCGGGACTTGAAATCGAGATTAACCAAAAGCTGCTTAATTTTTAA
- a CDS encoding FISUMP domain-containing protein — protein MRDFLGAFVSVFFAIAFWACSDSSVGAADEDSRAGIFVDARDSQSYKTIEIGGQVWMAQNLNYFDASDSLYKRTSCYNDSAEYCEKQGRLYAWNVAMVACPEGWKIPSKSDFDSLIEAVGGFDFAADSLMALEFISEIGGGYHFLEYYNYFDEYAYFWTTDEVRANYARTVMLEKDCSSVSYDETYEEFALSVRCVRK, from the coding sequence ATGAGAGATTTTTTAGGGGCTTTCGTTTCAGTCTTTTTTGCAATCGCGTTTTGGGCGTGTTCGGATTCTTCGGTGGGCGCTGCGGACGAGGATTCTCGCGCAGGCATTTTCGTTGACGCTCGCGATTCGCAAAGCTACAAGACCATTGAAATAGGTGGCCAAGTCTGGATGGCTCAAAACTTGAATTATTTTGATGCTTCGGACTCGCTTTACAAAAGAACGTCTTGCTATAACGACAGCGCAGAGTATTGCGAAAAGCAGGGGAGACTTTACGCCTGGAATGTAGCGATGGTCGCTTGCCCGGAAGGTTGGAAAATCCCATCAAAATCTGATTTTGATAGCTTGATTGAAGCTGTAGGCGGTTTTGATTTTGCCGCCGATTCCTTGATGGCGCTGGAATTTATTTCGGAAATCGGTGGCGGTTACCATTTCTTGGAGTACTATAATTATTTTGACGAATACGCCTACTTTTGGACAACCGATGAGGTCCGTGCAAATTACGCCCGCACTGTAATGCTCGAAAAAGACTGCTCTAGCGTATCGTACGATGAAACTTACGAAGAATTTGCCCTCTCCGTCAGATGTGTGAGGAAATAA
- a CDS encoding glycoside hydrolase family 43 protein, translating into MKNRLGWTKVLFTSAFLASTVQADEIVDITPFYRAVDSVALGNIINDLYNDLTLPDTIKLGGESFAITWESSDTLFLTHDGHINGRFVGENKEVTLTATVQDYLSDKKQVVKNKVSIHGFEPYSNYLFAYFPANDNENIYYALSNDGYNFTPMNNGKRVVAADSVSIKKGLRDPHVLRAPDGWFYMVNTDMKSAEGWASNRGMVLMKSRDLINWKHSTVHFPDKYKGKNFANVTRVWAPETIWDANYVNKDGSKGRPLVYYSLLTNDGTIPYDKVFFNYANEDFTDLEGDPIHFFDRGKSTIDMDIVYNPIDKLYHAFYKNEGDGGICKVQARTLTSENGTKGPTWYNRSGALQQTTEAVEGAGVFKLINQNSWVLMYDCYVNGHYQFTSSSDLNTFKFVQNTKTSGAFTPRHGTILPITAQETAALMKVFPTPDFEPKVIEIPDSIGVCDGKKVVGPCSPTKIIPYVKVGDDGWKETTDLNVAKGATVQLGPHPWDGKIWSWEGPDGFKSTTRENTLKNLDGTKSGYYTVTYTNETGCKSVAKIKIVVDDPDHPYEEQPPVSIGNRGTRESRKDLRLNRNPIYFDLLGNRLSGKPRNGMFVVK; encoded by the coding sequence ATGAAAAATCGTTTGGGATGGACCAAAGTACTCTTTACTAGCGCATTTCTGGCTAGCACAGTTCAAGCCGATGAAATTGTCGATATCACTCCGTTCTATCGGGCAGTCGATAGCGTGGCCCTTGGCAACATAATCAACGACCTTTATAATGATCTTACCCTCCCCGACACGATAAAGTTGGGCGGGGAATCCTTTGCAATCACCTGGGAAAGCAGCGATACGCTGTTCCTCACCCATGATGGACACATTAATGGTCGTTTTGTCGGCGAAAACAAAGAAGTCACGCTCACGGCGACCGTGCAAGACTATTTGAGCGATAAAAAACAAGTTGTAAAGAACAAGGTTTCCATCCACGGATTTGAACCATACTCCAACTACCTCTTTGCATATTTTCCAGCCAACGACAACGAAAACATCTATTACGCCCTCAGTAACGACGGATACAACTTCACCCCGATGAATAACGGCAAGCGCGTCGTGGCCGCCGACTCCGTGAGTATCAAAAAAGGCCTCCGTGATCCGCATGTGCTACGTGCGCCTGATGGCTGGTTCTACATGGTCAATACCGACATGAAGAGCGCCGAAGGATGGGCTAGTAACCGTGGCATGGTGCTGATGAAGTCCCGCGACCTCATCAACTGGAAGCACAGTACAGTGCATTTCCCGGACAAGTACAAAGGAAAAAACTTTGCAAACGTCACCCGCGTGTGGGCTCCCGAAACCATCTGGGACGCAAATTATGTGAACAAGGACGGGAGCAAAGGCAGGCCACTCGTTTATTACTCGCTGTTGACAAATGACGGGACGATTCCTTACGACAAGGTGTTTTTCAACTACGCCAACGAAGACTTTACCGACCTCGAAGGCGACCCGATTCATTTCTTTGACCGCGGCAAATCGACCATTGATATGGATATTGTCTATAATCCTATAGACAAGCTTTATCACGCATTTTACAAGAACGAAGGCGATGGCGGCATCTGCAAGGTGCAGGCAAGGACTCTCACCTCCGAAAATGGGACTAAGGGGCCAACGTGGTACAACAGAAGCGGCGCTTTGCAGCAAACAACCGAAGCGGTCGAAGGTGCAGGAGTGTTCAAGCTCATCAACCAAAATTCCTGGGTCTTGATGTACGACTGCTACGTGAATGGGCATTACCAGTTCACGTCTAGCTCGGACCTCAATACATTCAAATTCGTGCAGAACACCAAGACAAGCGGCGCATTCACGCCACGTCATGGCACAATCCTCCCGATTACCGCACAAGAAACAGCAGCACTCATGAAAGTTTTCCCCACGCCAGATTTCGAGCCAAAGGTGATTGAAATTCCGGATTCGATTGGCGTCTGCGATGGCAAGAAAGTCGTGGGGCCATGCAGCCCGACAAAGATTATCCCGTACGTAAAAGTTGGCGATGACGGTTGGAAAGAAACAACCGATTTGAATGTCGCCAAGGGCGCAACAGTGCAACTTGGCCCGCACCCGTGGGATGGCAAAATTTGGAGCTGGGAAGGTCCAGACGGATTCAAATCTACCACTCGCGAAAACACGCTTAAGAATCTGGACGGCACCAAGAGCGGCTATTACACAGTGACGTACACAAACGAAACAGGCTGCAAGAGCGTTGCTAAAATCAAGATTGTCGTAGATGATCCGGATCACCCGTATGAAGAACAGCCTCCGGTAAGCATTGGTAATCGCGGAACGCGCGAAAGCCGCAAGGATTTACGTTTGAACCGCAACCCCATTTATTTCGATTTGCTCGGCAACAGACTTTCTGGCAAGCCGCGCAACGGAATGTTCGTAGTAAAATAG
- a CDS encoding HD-GYP domain-containing protein, whose translation MDRTRLKILVVDDTKTNIDVLEGILSNDYDVCVALNGKKAIELTEKIRPDLILLDVMMPEMDGYETLRIMREKNILQGIPVIFLTAKADSKSEQIGLDLGAVDYITKPFNPALVTLRIKNQLQLKLQRDHLHDLVDEKTADLRRTLKVMLTSLGSLAEYRDPETGEHIKRTQIIVQRLAEELRKNSKFTETITPEYIENLATAAPLHDIGKVGIHDRILRKPGTLTQDEREIMMQHPQMGYDVLQEATKELHDSPMVRIAAEMALGHHEHWNGDGYPNHKKHDDIPIGARIMAVADVYDALVSKRPYKEPYPHEVAVKEIVKGRGTQFDPDVVDAFLAIADQLPEIYERFKDTSSSEECKD comes from the coding sequence ATGGATCGCACTCGTTTAAAAATTTTAGTTGTTGATGATACCAAGACGAATATTGACGTGTTGGAGGGGATTCTATCGAACGATTACGACGTTTGTGTTGCACTTAATGGGAAAAAAGCTATTGAGCTCACCGAAAAGATCCGCCCGGACTTGATTTTGCTTGATGTGATGATGCCGGAAATGGATGGTTACGAGACATTGAGGATCATGCGCGAGAAGAATATCCTTCAGGGTATTCCTGTGATTTTCTTGACGGCCAAGGCTGATAGCAAGAGCGAACAGATTGGATTAGATCTCGGTGCTGTTGATTATATCACTAAGCCGTTCAACCCAGCACTCGTGACGCTCCGCATCAAGAACCAGCTCCAGCTAAAGCTCCAGCGCGACCACTTGCACGATCTTGTCGATGAAAAGACGGCGGACCTCCGCAGGACGCTTAAGGTCATGCTTACGAGTCTTGGTTCGCTTGCCGAATACCGTGATCCCGAAACGGGGGAGCACATCAAGCGTACGCAGATTATTGTTCAGCGCCTTGCAGAAGAGCTTCGTAAGAATTCAAAGTTCACCGAAACGATTACACCGGAATACATTGAAAATTTGGCGACTGCCGCCCCGCTCCATGATATAGGCAAGGTTGGCATTCACGACCGTATCTTGCGCAAGCCGGGAACGCTCACGCAAGACGAACGTGAAATCATGATGCAGCACCCGCAGATGGGTTACGATGTTTTGCAGGAAGCGACCAAGGAACTTCATGATAGCCCGATGGTGCGTATAGCTGCAGAAATGGCTCTCGGTCACCATGAACATTGGAACGGTGACGGTTACCCAAACCACAAGAAACACGACGATATTCCGATTGGAGCCCGCATCATGGCGGTTGCCGATGTTTACGATGCCCTTGTCTCGAAACGCCCGTATAAAGAACCATACCCGCATGAGGTCGCTGTCAAAGAAATTGTCAAGGGCCGTGGGACGCAGTTTGACCCCGACGTTGTCGATGCGTTCCTCGCCATAGCAGACCAATTGCCCGAAATTTACGAACGGTTCAAAG